A single region of the Nicotiana sylvestris chromosome 6, ASM39365v2, whole genome shotgun sequence genome encodes:
- the LOC138871686 gene encoding uncharacterized protein, with protein sequence MEQYTPRLKYEKVLWEFPPRGWIKVNTDGACRENPVRSSIGLFIRDEVGNLIYAEGRENSEGTNNESEAVAIVEALKMCKNLNYFQIWPQTDSLLLKNIIEESWKPPWCITDHV encoded by the coding sequence ATGGAGCAATACACACCTCGATTGAAATATGAAAAGGTGTTATGGGAATTTCCTCCAAGAGGGTGGATCAAAGTAAATACGGATGGAGCATGTAGAGAGAACCCAGTGAGGAGTTCAATTGGTTTGTTCATAAGGGATGAGGTAGGTAATTTGATATATGCAGAAGGAAGGGAGAATTCTGAAGGAACCAATAATGAATCAGAAGCAGTAGCTATTGTGGAGGCATTGAAGATGTGCAAAAATCTTAATTATTTTCAGATATGGCCGCAGACAGATTCCTTGCTATTAAAGAACATTATAGAGGAATCATGGAAGCCTCCTTGGTGTATTACTGATCATGTTTAG